One Actinomycetota bacterium DNA segment encodes these proteins:
- a CDS encoding MgtC/SapB family protein translates to MIGIGIGIVEVVIRLVLATFLGGIIGYQRERAEKPAGLRTHVLVCMASTLFMLVSVYPFSGKPYVDTSRIAAAVVVGIGFLGAGAIIQQGSIVRGLTTAASVWGVAAIGLAVGIGFYVPALAATVLTLIVLSVFKEVELRILKGRRVLTMISEDRPGQLGKVGSTLGELGVNIKDVDLECDEERKTCTIKLIVEMPSGVHSEEVTKGLSKIEGLSRVYWEA, encoded by the coding sequence ATGATTGGGATTGGGATTGGGATTGTAGAAGTTGTTATAAGGTTAGTTCTAGCCACCTTCCTCGGCGGCATCATAGGCTACCAGCGGGAAAGAGCTGAGAAGCCAGCTGGTTTGCGCACCCACGTTTTGGTTTGTATGGCCTCAACCTTGTTCATGCTGGTATCCGTTTATCCCTTCTCCGGAAAGCCATATGTGGACACAAGTCGAATCGCCGCGGCGGTCGTCGTGGGCATCGGCTTCTTGGGAGCGGGTGCCATTATTCAACAAGGGAGCATTGTACGGGGCTTAACGACGGCTGCAAGCGTCTGGGGAGTGGCGGCAATAGGATTGGCTGTGGGGATTGGTTTTTATGTTCCAGCTTTGGCGGCCACCGTTTTGACACTCATCGTTCTCTCCGTCTTTAAGGAAGTTGAGTTGCGAATCTTAAAGGGTCGGCGAGTTTTGACCATGATCTCGGAGGATCGACCCGGACAGTTGGGAAAGGTTGGCTCCACTCTGGGCGAGTTGGGTGTGAATATAAAGGATGTGGATTTGGAGTGCGATGAAGAGCGGAAGACTTGCACCATTAAATTGATTGTCGAAATGCCTTCGGGTGTGCATTCTGAAGAGGTCACAAAAGGGCTCTCTAAGATTGAAGGGCTGAGCCGGGTGTATTGGGAGGCATGA
- a CDS encoding S-methyl-5'-thioadenosine phosphorylase, with translation MVQPKAEIGVFGGSGFYSFLEGVREYAIETPYGLPSDRIAIGEIGGRKVAFLPRHGRHHQYPPHMINYRANIYAMKQLGVTQIIAPCASGSLQPHVKRGDFVICDQYVDRTRGRRDTFYNGPISTHVSAADPYCPVLRKIAYETAKELGISVHERGTVVIIQGPRFSTRSESKWFSSQGWEAINMTQYPEVHLARELELCYVAIVLITDYDVGLEGMPEVEPVTAEEVFRVFQENNERVRKLLFAMIPKLPKERKCICSTALRGARFE, from the coding sequence ATGGTTCAACCCAAGGCAGAAATAGGGGTATTCGGGGGTTCAGGATTTTATTCATTCTTAGAGGGTGTAAGGGAATACGCCATTGAGACTCCTTACGGGCTCCCCAGTGATAGGATTGCTATCGGGGAGATCGGAGGAAGGAAAGTCGCCTTCCTTCCTCGCCATGGAAGACACCACCAATATCCTCCTCACATGATAAACTATCGGGCGAATATTTATGCCATGAAGCAATTGGGTGTGACCCAAATCATCGCCCCATGTGCTTCGGGAAGCTTGCAGCCCCACGTAAAGAGGGGGGATTTTGTCATTTGTGATCAATATGTGGATAGAACGAGGGGTAGAAGGGACACCTTCTATAATGGTCCCATATCCACCCATGTGAGTGCAGCCGACCCCTACTGTCCGGTGTTGAGGAAGATCGCCTATGAGACCGCTAAAGAGCTTGGGATAAGTGTTCATGAACGGGGCACGGTGGTGATCATCCAAGGACCTCGGTTCAGCACTCGTTCGGAGAGCAAGTGGTTTTCCTCACAGGGGTGGGAAGCCATCAATATGACTCAATACCCAGAGGTCCATCTGGCCAGGGAATTAGAGCTATGCTATGTGGCCATTGTGCTCATCACCGATTATGATGTGGGGTTGGAGGGGATGCCTGAGGTTGAACCGGTCACGGCGGAAGAGGTATTCAGGGTTTTTCAGGAGAATAATGAGAGGGTTCGAAAGCTGCTCTTTGCCATGATTCCAAAGTTACCCAAGGAGAGGAAATGCATCTGCAGCACGGCTTTGAGGGGAGCTAGATTTGAATAG
- a CDS encoding phosphatidylserine decarboxylase produces MYVSNWIISSVLFFVILIFGAYFYLRKVWFYRDPLRTPPGKEGVIVSPADGRVLYIEKITGGEVHSRKLDQWIKLGEITKLGMDEEIKNGWLVGIYMSPLDVHFNYSPIAGMVKKVLYIPARVNLPMVDLWEYINLVFFRRVVDLFAKKFHFFNERNVLVLEGKDISVIVVEIADRFVNKITCFVREGEFLKIGQKLSFIERGSQVDLIILPPRTGKENLDFKVRCGEQVYGGQTILAEY; encoded by the coding sequence TTGTACGTTTCGAATTGGATTATTTCGTCTGTTCTTTTTTTCGTAATCTTAATCTTCGGAGCTTACTTCTATTTGAGGAAGGTGTGGTTCTATAGAGACCCTTTGAGGACCCCACCTGGGAAGGAAGGCGTAATCGTCTCCCCTGCCGATGGAAGGGTATTATATATAGAAAAGATAACAGGAGGTGAGGTTCATTCGAGGAAATTGGACCAGTGGATCAAATTAGGGGAGATCACGAAACTGGGGATGGATGAAGAAATCAAAAATGGTTGGCTGGTGGGCATCTATATGTCTCCCTTAGATGTGCATTTCAATTATTCACCCATTGCCGGAATGGTGAAAAAGGTCCTCTACATCCCAGCCAGGGTAAATTTACCCATGGTCGATTTGTGGGAATATATTAACCTTGTATTTTTTCGGAGAGTGGTAGATTTATTCGCTAAAAAATTTCACTTTTTCAACGAGCGCAACGTCCTAGTCCTGGAAGGCAAGGATATTTCCGTCATCGTCGTGGAGATAGCGGACAGATTCGTCAATAAGATCACTTGTTTCGTTAGAGAGGGAGAATTCTTAAAAATCGGGCAAAAGCTTTCCTTCATCGAGCGTGGTTCGCAGGTTGATCTCATAATTTTGCCTCCCCGGACAGGGAAGGAAAATTTGGACTTTAAGGTAAGATGCGGTGAACAGGTCTACGGGGGTCAAACAATTTTAGCCGAATACTAA
- a CDS encoding SMC family ATPase, translating to MSSLNSLGSSSANSSKSATYLEECDEPMIPVELRLTNFMSYKYMPEPLSFSNIHTTCLSGPNGHGKSALLDAITWCLWGRARGVDRRGLGVDDLIHLHEDHMQVEFTFELENQRYRVIRSRARAGRGSTRLEFQILDVLKDEPSGRAWQSLTADTIHETQEKINNILRMDYETFVNSAFILQGKTDSFTTKNPNQRKEILADILGLSFYDELEERAKERKREREKDVQISNVQIQRINEELAKEDEYKREIESLTRKLGCLQGDIAAHEENLGRLREQKVKLESKICEAKELKMRMSQLKKGLETIETQIQRCRKEIERAQELIVDAERIREGHRELKDSRALEEKLAEKSRRQNEILNAMRETERTYVQSRSALEAKIENLKRKEMELSLDASEIKALEQKLKKIEEELALLKEKEERLETLREDFLNLQRRKSQVTSESETLKEKLKTTEEKIELLGSLPEATCPLCKKELTDAERENLLGQFKEELERYLISLKDNTSTLEQIEERLEILEEIGVTIRKDLGVKEAILNARTETCMQLQKAKEAEEALKTLCLERENSQRQLDTGEFAKGVLAKLEEFKTELKKLNYNPDEHGDLREKIKELLPYEQKLFQLDNALTKMESFKETLHTFESQKQEKIEILKGDREKETRLLEETNRLPELERQICLREKELEELKKAEREFSNRIAINQEFLKNCQNKLVEKGELVKERDRCLSEIAIYSDLATAFGKKGIQALIIENAIPEIEDEANKLLHKLTNGRFNVRFRTQRNQKTGGIIETLDLIISDGELGDRKYELFSGGEAFRINFAIRIALSKLLAKRAGAKLETLVIDEGFGTQDNEGRDRLVEAISTIKDDFKKIIVVTHLEDLREMFPNRIEITKKLGYGSMAKVI from the coding sequence ATGAGCTCCTTAAATTCGCTGGGGAGCTCATCGGCGAACTCCAGCAAGTCCGCAACGTACCTTGAGGAGTGCGATGAACCCATGATCCCGGTGGAACTTCGGCTAACCAACTTCATGAGCTACAAATACATGCCAGAACCATTGAGCTTTTCTAACATCCACACGACCTGTCTTTCGGGTCCCAACGGACACGGCAAATCCGCTCTCCTCGATGCGATCACCTGGTGTCTCTGGGGAAGGGCTCGAGGAGTGGATAGGCGCGGGTTGGGTGTCGATGATCTCATCCACCTCCACGAAGATCACATGCAGGTCGAGTTCACCTTTGAACTCGAAAATCAAAGATACAGGGTCATTCGATCTCGGGCAAGGGCAGGACGGGGTTCAACGAGGTTAGAATTCCAGATCTTGGATGTCCTGAAGGACGAACCTTCAGGGCGGGCCTGGCAATCTTTGACCGCTGATACGATCCATGAGACCCAGGAGAAAATCAACAATATTTTGCGCATGGATTATGAAACCTTCGTTAATTCAGCCTTCATCCTCCAAGGCAAAACCGATAGTTTTACCACCAAAAATCCCAACCAAAGGAAGGAAATCCTCGCAGATATCCTTGGTCTTTCCTTCTACGATGAACTGGAAGAGAGAGCGAAAGAACGCAAAAGGGAACGAGAGAAGGATGTGCAAATCTCAAATGTCCAAATCCAAAGAATAAATGAGGAATTAGCCAAGGAAGACGAATACAAAAGGGAAATCGAATCTTTGACCCGCAAACTTGGGTGTCTTCAAGGTGATATCGCCGCCCATGAGGAAAATTTAGGACGCTTAAGGGAACAGAAGGTGAAATTGGAGAGTAAAATTTGTGAGGCTAAAGAGCTTAAGATGAGGATGTCCCAACTTAAGAAGGGACTGGAAACCATCGAGACTCAAATTCAGCGATGCCGGAAGGAGATCGAGCGAGCTCAAGAGCTCATCGTCGATGCAGAGCGCATTAGGGAAGGTCATCGTGAGCTCAAAGACTCAAGAGCTCTTGAAGAAAAACTCGCCGAAAAATCCCGCCGCCAAAATGAAATTCTAAATGCCATGCGGGAGACGGAGAGAACTTATGTCCAAAGCCGAAGCGCTCTTGAGGCCAAGATCGAGAATTTAAAGAGAAAGGAGATGGAGCTTTCCCTCGATGCTTCGGAGATAAAAGCCCTGGAACAGAAATTGAAGAAAATCGAGGAAGAGCTAGCCCTTCTAAAGGAAAAAGAGGAAAGGCTGGAGACCTTAAGAGAGGATTTTTTGAATCTTCAACGGAGAAAGTCTCAAGTTACAAGCGAGAGTGAGACATTAAAAGAAAAACTGAAGACCACCGAAGAAAAGATAGAACTGCTGGGAAGCCTTCCTGAAGCCACGTGCCCCCTTTGTAAAAAGGAACTTACCGATGCAGAACGCGAGAATCTTCTAGGCCAATTCAAAGAAGAATTAGAGCGATACCTCATCTCATTGAAGGATAATACCTCAACACTTGAGCAAATCGAGGAAAGACTTGAGATTTTAGAAGAGATCGGGGTGACCATCAGGAAAGATCTAGGGGTTAAAGAAGCAATCTTAAATGCGCGAACCGAAACGTGTATGCAACTTCAGAAGGCAAAAGAAGCGGAGGAGGCTTTGAAAACCTTATGTTTGGAACGGGAAAATTCACAAAGGCAACTGGATACCGGGGAATTCGCTAAAGGAGTCTTAGCAAAGTTAGAAGAGTTTAAGACCGAGCTCAAAAAATTGAATTATAACCCCGACGAGCATGGGGACTTGAGAGAAAAAATTAAAGAGCTTTTACCTTATGAGCAAAAGCTGTTTCAACTGGATAACGCCTTGACAAAGATGGAATCCTTCAAGGAAACCCTGCATACCTTTGAATCACAAAAACAAGAAAAGATCGAGATCCTCAAAGGAGACAGAGAAAAAGAAACCCGGCTTCTCGAAGAGACAAACCGGTTGCCCGAACTGGAAAGACAGATATGCTTAAGGGAAAAAGAACTTGAGGAATTAAAGAAAGCGGAAAGGGAATTCTCCAATCGAATCGCAATCAACCAAGAATTTTTGAAAAATTGCCAAAATAAGCTCGTAGAAAAAGGGGAACTCGTTAAAGAGCGAGATCGATGTTTAAGCGAAATTGCCATCTACTCCGATCTGGCCACGGCCTTTGGCAAAAAGGGGATTCAGGCTCTCATCATCGAAAATGCCATTCCGGAGATTGAAGACGAAGCCAATAAACTTCTCCACAAACTCACAAATGGACGATTTAATGTGCGGTTTAGAACGCAAAGGAATCAGAAAACGGGCGGTATCATTGAAACCCTGGATCTAATCATTTCCGATGGAGAACTCGGTGATAGAAAATATGAGCTCTTCAGCGGCGGCGAGGCCTTTAGGATCAACTTCGCCATCAGGATTGCTTTATCCAAATTATTGGCCAAAAGAGCTGGCGCCAAGCTGGAAACCCTGGTCATCGATGAAGGTTTTGGTACACAAGACAACGAGGGGAGAGACAGACTCGTCGAAGCGATTTCCACAATAAAAGATGACTTTAAAAAGATAATCGTGGTCACACACTTGGAAGACTTAAGGGAAATGTTCCCCAACAGAATTGAAATCACCAAAAAACTTGGGTATGGTTCAATGGCTAAGGTGATTTAG
- a CDS encoding aminoglycoside phosphotransferase family protein yields MKGFGYGSPILIEFEMDGRRKRAVLETMKAEGFGHDHFSDRACSLLLAHSTYNKLPKHISSLDVGAFTRTSSLISLGEAVEFFLLDEYVEGKEYFHDLERIKEREMIGEEDVMRAQALSDYLVEIHALKKDDPQLYTRRIRDLVGHGECIMGLIDSYPGDWHFIAEDFFQKVEVKCIDWRWRIKDKGYRLSRVHGDFHPWNVLFQSGLDFWVLDRSRGEWGEPADDFTAMSINYIFYSLQKYGELKGAFRILFLKFVHNYLEKTGDEEILLVCQPFYAWRALVIASPIWYPNLTDDVRKKLFNFIINVLDFEKFDIHNVNSYFEPPDVKSSSSTVHR; encoded by the coding sequence TTGAAGGGATTCGGTTATGGGAGTCCGATTTTAATCGAATTTGAGATGGATGGCCGAAGAAAAAGAGCGGTTCTTGAAACCATGAAGGCGGAGGGATTTGGACACGATCATTTCTCCGACAGGGCTTGCTCTCTCCTCCTGGCCCATTCAACCTATAATAAACTTCCCAAGCATATCTCCTCTTTGGATGTGGGAGCTTTTACCAGAACGAGCTCTCTCATCTCGTTGGGTGAGGCAGTGGAATTCTTCCTGCTCGATGAGTACGTAGAGGGAAAAGAATATTTCCACGATCTGGAACGCATCAAAGAGCGGGAGATGATCGGCGAGGAAGACGTCATGCGCGCCCAGGCGTTGAGCGATTATCTCGTGGAAATTCACGCTCTGAAGAAGGATGATCCCCAGCTTTATACCCGAAGGATCAGAGATTTGGTGGGACATGGGGAATGCATCATGGGACTCATCGATAGCTACCCCGGGGATTGGCATTTCATCGCCGAGGACTTTTTCCAGAAGGTGGAGGTAAAATGCATCGATTGGAGATGGAGGATTAAGGATAAGGGATATCGTCTCTCTCGGGTTCACGGCGATTTCCATCCTTGGAATGTCTTATTCCAAAGCGGATTGGATTTCTGGGTTTTGGATAGGAGCCGTGGCGAATGGGGAGAACCAGCGGATGATTTCACCGCCATGAGCATCAATTATATCTTTTATTCCCTTCAGAAATATGGCGAGCTCAAAGGAGCTTTTCGAATACTTTTCCTAAAATTCGTGCACAACTACCTTGAAAAGACGGGTGACGAAGAAATTCTCCTGGTTTGCCAGCCCTTTTATGCCTGGCGTGCTTTAGTCATAGCTAGTCCCATTTGGTATCCAAATCTTACGGATGATGTTCGAAAGAAGCTCTTCAATTTCATCATCAATGTTCTCGATTTTGAAAAATTTGATATCCATAACGTCAATTCTTACTTTGAGCCACCAGATGTTAAAAGTTCATCGTCTACCGTTCACCGTTGA
- a CDS encoding tRNA 4-thiouridine(8) synthase ThiI: MAKNGSFTPTTNNQQPTEIKAVALLSGGLDSMLAVKVIQEQGIQVVGVSFVTPFFSAKRAKEAAKQLSIPLHIFDITHEHLEIVKRPKYGYGKYMNPCIDCHAFMVKKAGEFMEQIGASFIVSGEVLGERPKSQNRTALRIVEKESGYRGYLLRPLSAKLLPLTVPEEKGLVDRESLLSIQGRSRKPQLELAERYGFKDFPTSAGGCLLTDPIFSQRLRDLLAEKKNPTIKELDLLKLGRHFRSLEGIKIVVARNQRENELFLELTQPEDWIFQVRGYPGPRTLVRGKDVGEQTIKKAAILAARYSKARNLPRVKVGYRRDGEEEKIIEVEYPLKSLSSSVNKAYQNECKM, encoded by the coding sequence ATGGCAAAGAATGGGTCCTTTACACCAACAACCAACAACCAACAACCAACAGAGATAAAAGCTGTGGCTCTGCTTTCGGGTGGATTGGACAGCATGCTTGCGGTGAAGGTAATCCAGGAGCAGGGTATCCAAGTTGTCGGGGTGAGTTTTGTTACACCTTTCTTTTCCGCCAAAAGAGCCAAGGAAGCCGCCAAACAGCTCTCGATACCCCTTCATATTTTCGATATCACCCATGAACATTTGGAAATAGTTAAAAGACCTAAGTACGGATATGGAAAATATATGAATCCATGCATCGATTGTCACGCCTTCATGGTCAAGAAAGCCGGGGAATTTATGGAACAAATTGGAGCATCCTTCATCGTAAGCGGAGAAGTCCTTGGAGAACGCCCAAAATCGCAGAATAGAACGGCTTTAAGGATTGTGGAGAAGGAATCGGGTTACCGGGGGTACCTTTTGCGACCTCTCTCGGCTAAGTTGCTTCCTTTAACGGTACCCGAGGAGAAGGGGTTGGTGGATAGAGAAAGTCTCCTATCCATCCAGGGACGATCACGCAAACCCCAGCTGGAGTTGGCGGAAAGATATGGTTTTAAAGATTTTCCCACTTCTGCGGGAGGATGTCTACTTACCGATCCCATTTTTTCTCAACGGCTAAGAGATTTGCTGGCGGAGAAGAAGAATCCCACCATAAAGGAGTTGGATTTGCTCAAATTGGGGAGGCACTTCCGCTCCCTGGAAGGGATAAAAATAGTTGTGGCCAGAAATCAAAGGGAGAATGAACTCTTTTTGGAGCTTACCCAACCTGAGGATTGGATTTTTCAAGTTAGGGGATACCCCGGTCCGCGGACTCTGGTCAGGGGCAAAGACGTTGGGGAACAGACCATTAAGAAAGCAGCTATTTTGGCCGCAAGGTACAGTAAGGCCAGAAATTTACCTCGAGTAAAAGTGGGGTATCGTAGGGATGGGGAGGAAGAAAAGATTATCGAGGTTGAATATCCTTTGAAAAGTCTGTCGAGCTCCGTTAACAAAGCGTATCAAAACGAATGTAAAATGTAA
- a CDS encoding exonuclease SbcCD subunit D, which translates to MNSVRILHFADLHLGMENYGKIDSATGLNQRILDFLKSFSTCVDYALENDIALVIFAGDAYRTKNPSPTLQREFAKQIRRLTRAGIKVLLLVGNHDVPNTEKHAHSLAVFDALEVEGVIVARDSRVHIIDTHQGRVQVATLPHFPKSQLLKLDEYKDKTVEEINQIMAKEIESVVDHLATEVRKNSEIPSILAAHISVSTAKLGSEQSIMVGNDLTISPSALLKDEWDYIALGHIHRHQVLEESPLMVYSGSIERIDFGEEKEDKGFCVIDLPRFHRGRSKNGATPACRQTRYKFEKTPAREFLSLDIQCLTTNPTLEVLRLIAEHNVKDTVIRVMIKVPPHLRHLVQRDEILKSLSSAHYIAYVDVESLGENVRTRNPNLTESAGPLVALEEYILSREELKERRDELLKFAGELIGELQQVRNVP; encoded by the coding sequence TTGAACTCAGTTAGGATCCTACACTTTGCCGATCTACATCTTGGAATGGAAAATTACGGCAAGATAGATTCCGCCACGGGACTCAATCAGCGCATCTTGGATTTCCTGAAATCCTTCTCTACCTGTGTGGATTACGCTCTCGAGAATGATATAGCTCTGGTAATCTTTGCGGGGGATGCCTATCGCACGAAAAATCCCTCCCCAACCCTACAAAGGGAGTTTGCAAAACAAATAAGGAGGCTCACCCGGGCGGGAATAAAGGTTCTGCTATTGGTGGGAAACCACGATGTTCCAAATACCGAAAAACACGCACACTCCCTGGCGGTCTTCGATGCCCTAGAGGTAGAGGGGGTAATCGTAGCCAGAGACTCAAGGGTCCACATCATCGACACCCATCAAGGAAGGGTCCAGGTGGCAACCCTCCCCCATTTCCCCAAGAGCCAACTTCTAAAACTCGATGAATACAAGGATAAGACGGTCGAGGAGATAAATCAGATCATGGCCAAGGAGATCGAGTCTGTTGTGGATCATCTGGCAACCGAAGTGAGAAAAAATTCCGAAATTCCCTCGATACTTGCCGCTCACATTAGCGTATCCACGGCAAAGCTTGGCTCTGAGCAGAGCATCATGGTGGGAAATGATCTTACCATATCACCCAGCGCTTTGCTTAAAGATGAATGGGATTATATCGCTTTGGGACATATCCATCGCCACCAAGTGTTGGAGGAATCGCCTCTCATGGTCTACTCGGGAAGCATAGAAAGGATAGACTTTGGTGAAGAAAAGGAGGATAAGGGCTTCTGCGTCATCGACCTGCCCCGATTCCATCGGGGCAGGTCCAAAAACGGTGCAACCCCTGCCTGTCGGCAGACACGGTACAAATTCGAAAAGACACCGGCGAGAGAATTCTTAAGCCTTGATATCCAATGCCTTACGACCAATCCTACCTTGGAGGTCCTTAGGTTAATTGCCGAGCACAATGTCAAGGACACCGTGATCAGGGTGATGATAAAAGTCCCTCCGCACTTAAGACATCTGGTTCAAAGGGATGAAATTCTTAAAAGCCTTTCCTCCGCTCATTACATTGCCTACGTGGATGTCGAATCCTTAGGCGAGAATGTTCGAACGAGGAATCCCAACTTGACCGAGTCCGCGGGACCTCTCGTGGCCCTTGAAGAATACATCTTATCGAGGGAAGAACTCAAAGAAAGGAGAGATGAGCTCCTTAAATTCGCTGGGGAGCTCATCGGCGAACTCCAGCAAGTCCGCAACGTACCTTGA
- a CDS encoding DUF523 domain-containing protein, translating to MEVHGSRLTVHRKISSTKGCEGNRGTRDEGRYIVSACLVGINCRYDGKNKLLGKVQRLVSQGRAIPVCPEQLGGLPTPRLPMEIRDGSGEDVLGGRTGVFTKEGVDVTTQCIKGAHEVLKLAKLVGARAAILKARSPSCGFGRIYDGTFTNNLRKGNGVTASLLRREGVKILTEEELN from the coding sequence ATGGAGGTTCATGGTTCACGGCTCACCGTTCACAGAAAGATATCTTCCACAAAAGGGTGTGAGGGGAATCGAGGGACGAGGGACGAGGGACGATACATAGTGAGTGCCTGTTTGGTGGGCATAAATTGTAGATACGATGGGAAAAACAAGCTTCTGGGGAAGGTGCAAAGACTAGTCAGTCAAGGCAGGGCCATCCCCGTTTGCCCTGAACAGTTGGGGGGACTTCCTACACCGCGCTTACCCATGGAAATTCGGGATGGAAGTGGAGAGGATGTTCTCGGTGGAAGAACTGGTGTTTTCACCAAAGAGGGTGTGGATGTGACCACTCAGTGCATAAAAGGAGCTCACGAGGTTCTTAAATTGGCAAAATTGGTTGGGGCAAGGGCGGCTATCCTTAAGGCGAGAAGTCCCTCTTGCGGCTTTGGGCGAATTTACGATGGTACTTTCACCAATAATTTAAGGAAGGGAAATGGTGTGACCGCTTCCCTGCTGAGGAGGGAAGGAGTCAAGATATTAACAGAGGAAGAGCTGAATTAG